The segment ATGACATTGAAGGCGATCTGCTTGGGGAATTTCTTCGGCTTGGCGTCGCCCAGGCCATAGATGGCCTTGGTCTGGTTCCACAGCTCGTCCATGCCCTCCTTGCCGGCGCCCGACACGGACTGATAGGTCGAGACCACCACCCGCTTGGCCTTTGCCGCGTCGTGCAGGGGCTTCAGCGCCACCACCAGCTGGGCGGTCGAGCAATTGGGGTTGGCGATGATGTTCTTCTTCGTCGCCAGCTTGATGGCGTCCGGGTTCACCTCGGGCACGATCAGGGGCACGTCGGGGTCCTTGCGGAACGCCGAGGAGTTGTCGATCACCATCGGCCCCAGCTTGCCGATCTTCTCGGACCATTCGCGCGAGACGTCGCCGCCCGCCGACATCAGGACGATGTCCACCTTCGAGAAGTCGAAGGTGTCGATGACCTCGCACCTGATGGTCTTCTCTCCCCAGGCGACCTCGATCCCCTTGGATTTTCGCGAGGCGACCGCGTGCATTTCATCGACTGGGAACTCCAGTTCCTCGAGGATGGTCAGCATCTCGCGCCCGACATTGCCGGTGGCGCCCACGATCGCGACGGAATAGCCCATTCTGTGTAGTCCTTCGGACGCGCTGACGCTCGCGACGCGGTCGCTTGCTGCCTGGGCGCGGGATGGGGGGAGTTTCGAGGCAGGAACCTCGAACCTCGCATGTAGCCCTTCGCGTCTGCGAAGCAACGCTTTTCAGCGCCAGCCGGCACGGCTATGCCCCAGTTCCATGCCCTCTCGCATTGCCCGTGCTTATGAAACCCGCCTGAAACAGGGCCTGCTCACCCGCGATCCGGCTCAGGTCGGTGCCGTCGCGGCCCTTTCGCGACTGGAGATCGACCTCGGCAAGCGCAGGCTGTTCGGCGGCGCGCCACAGGTCACCGGCGTCTACCTCTGGGGTCCGCCCGGCCGGGGCAAGTCCATCCTGATGGACCTGTTCTTTGCCGACGCGCCCGAGCCGCGAAAGACCCGCGCCCATTTCCACGCCTTCATGGCCCGGGTTCACGACCTGATCCGCCAGTGGCGCGAAGGCGACAGGGCCTCCCGCCAGAGGGTCTTTGGCACCCACAGGGGCGACGATCCGATCGAACCGGTCGCGGCCCTGATCGCGTCGGAGGCCCGACTGCTGTGCTTCGACGAACTCCAGGTCTCCGACATCGCCGACGCCATGATCCTGGGCCGCCTGTTCGACGCCCTGTTCCAGAAGAAGGTCGTCGTCTGCATCACCTCCAACCGCGCGCCGGACCAGCTCTACAGGGACGGGATCAACAGGCCGCTGTTCACGCCGTTCATCGACCGCATCGTCGAGCATTGCCAGGTTGTGGCGCTGGCGGGCGCTCGCGACTGGCGGCTGGACCGGATGAAGGCGTCGCGTGTCTGGTTCAACGGCGAGGACGGAGCGCGCCGGACGGGCTTCGAGCAGCTATGGGCCGATCTGCGTGGCGGCATGCCGGAATGCCCGGCCCATCTGGCCGTCCTCGGCCGCGACGTCGTCATCGCCCGCACGGCCGGAGGCCTGGCCCGCGCCACCTTCGACCAGCTGTGCGAGGCACCGCTGGGTCCCCAGGACTATCTGGCCATCGCCGAACGCTTCCATACGCTGTTC is part of the Brevundimonas sp. AJA228-03 genome and harbors:
- a CDS encoding aspartate-semialdehyde dehydrogenase codes for the protein MGYSVAIVGATGNVGREMLTILEELEFPVDEMHAVASRKSKGIEVAWGEKTIRCEVIDTFDFSKVDIVLMSAGGDVSREWSEKIGKLGPMVIDNSSAFRKDPDVPLIVPEVNPDAIKLATKKNIIANPNCSTAQLVVALKPLHDAAKAKRVVVSTYQSVSGAGKEGMDELWNQTKAIYGLGDAKPKKFPKQIAFNVIPYIGSFNEDGYTDEEAKMWDETHKMLDPAIKLTVTCVRVPVFVGHSEAVTVEFERPISPDEARAILREAPGIQVIDKQEHDGYITPVDAAGEHAVYVSRIRKDHTVENGLVFWVVSDNLRKGAALNAVQIAQLLDETGTIKPKSGYRTLTV
- the zapE gene encoding cell division protein ZapE yields the protein MPSRIARAYETRLKQGLLTRDPAQVGAVAALSRLEIDLGKRRLFGGAPQVTGVYLWGPPGRGKSILMDLFFADAPEPRKTRAHFHAFMARVHDLIRQWREGDRASRQRVFGTHRGDDPIEPVAALIASEARLLCFDELQVSDIADAMILGRLFDALFQKKVVVCITSNRAPDQLYRDGINRPLFTPFIDRIVEHCQVVALAGARDWRLDRMKASRVWFNGEDGARRTGFEQLWADLRGGMPECPAHLAVLGRDVVIARTAGGLARATFDQLCEAPLGPQDYLAIAERFHTLFIEDIPLLGPDRRQAARRFVTLIDALYEARTRLVAIAVGAPEQIYPAGDGAFEFERTVSRLNEMSSVSWLDQARPRE